A genome region from Tolypothrix sp. PCC 7712 includes the following:
- a CDS encoding AMP-binding protein, with protein sequence MAIQDLQDRATSIFGTSTNLTIEQLIIDGVRQNPGARAIAAPGRLPLTYARLYEHLQDIRTTLNTLGLGVGDRVAIVLPNGPEMAAAFLTVAACATSAPLNPAYSAEQFEFYLDDLNAKALIVQSGIDSIVREVAAARQIPIIELTPKLEAEAGIFELSGETHLPPIKPTHSKNEDTALVLHTSGTTVRPKIVPLTQANLYIAADIIKKALELEPNDCCLNVMPLFHVQGLFISILSSIAAGGSVACAAGFDSLQFFDWLQNLQVTWYSSVPTIHQAVLNAATQNNIKNIPKLRFIRSGGAALPRPVMRAIEELFQAPILEGYGMTETGCIITLNPLPPRQRKPGSVGIATGMKLGIMDATGNLLPPHEIGEIVVQGGHVMHGYENNPVANQNSFLNGWFRSGDQGYLDDEGYLFLTGRLKEQINRGGEKIAPREIDDILLEHPAVAQAVAFAVPHPTLGEDLAAAIVVHENATVTDKELREFVASKLAGFKVPNQILFVEDIPKGSTGKLQRIGLAKKLQKELKTNFVAPRTELEKALAQIWAEVLNLQQVGIYDNFFALGGDSLLAVTLFNKIEQKLGYSLPLSTLVPAPTIEQFAAVLSQAKSSASSSSLVAIHPQGSRPPLFLIHAVWGNVLLYRDFARYLHPEQPIYALQAKGLDGQQAPITDLRQMAANYIQEIRQMQPHGPYYLGGYSFGGIIGFEIAQQLKAQGEEIALVAIFDVSSPGYAKPIPNSHEANFFHLRKLLNLKIQDQLTYVWERLAWHFQIGKMSMFYKFYLRYLKRSLPDLRLLEVALANNQAGKSYIPSIYSGQVTLFRASQQNVGLDVDRELGWGRLAAGGVELYDVPGSHASLILEPHVQVLAQKFQACLDRAQFKIRNS encoded by the coding sequence ATGGCAATACAAGACTTACAAGACAGAGCCACGTCAATCTTTGGTACTTCCACAAATTTGACAATTGAGCAGTTAATTATAGATGGTGTGAGGCAAAACCCAGGAGCCAGAGCCATAGCAGCTCCTGGCCGTCTACCTTTGACATACGCTCGTCTTTATGAACACCTCCAAGATATTCGGACAACCTTAAATACCTTGGGTTTGGGAGTAGGCGATCGCGTTGCTATTGTACTGCCCAATGGCCCGGAAATGGCTGCTGCTTTCTTAACTGTAGCCGCCTGTGCCACTAGCGCGCCGCTTAATCCTGCTTATAGTGCCGAGCAATTTGAATTTTATCTGGATGATTTGAATGCTAAAGCTTTGATTGTGCAATCTGGCATAGATTCCATCGTCAGAGAAGTTGCAGCAGCTCGCCAGATTCCCATTATTGAACTGACACCAAAGCTAGAAGCTGAAGCCGGAATTTTTGAACTCAGCGGTGAAACTCATTTACCGCCAATCAAACCCACTCACAGTAAAAATGAAGATACCGCCCTAGTATTGCATACATCAGGAACCACAGTCAGACCGAAAATAGTGCCCCTAACCCAGGCTAATTTATATATCGCCGCAGACATTATTAAAAAGGCGCTGGAGTTAGAACCCAATGATTGTTGTTTGAATGTTATGCCCCTGTTCCACGTACAGGGGTTATTTATATCAATTCTCTCTTCCATTGCTGCTGGTGGGAGTGTTGCTTGCGCGGCGGGATTTGATAGTTTGCAGTTTTTTGACTGGCTGCAAAATTTACAAGTTACTTGGTATTCATCGGTTCCTACTATTCATCAAGCAGTTTTAAATGCGGCGACTCAGAACAATATCAAGAACATTCCCAAGTTGCGATTTATTCGTTCTGGTGGTGCGGCTTTACCAAGACCAGTGATGAGAGCGATAGAGGAATTATTCCAAGCTCCCATACTCGAAGGTTACGGTATGACCGAGACTGGCTGTATTATTACCCTCAATCCATTACCACCGCGTCAGCGTAAACCTGGTTCTGTCGGTATTGCCACTGGGATGAAACTAGGCATTATGGATGCAACTGGTAATTTATTGCCACCTCATGAAATTGGAGAGATTGTAGTTCAGGGCGGCCATGTGATGCATGGTTATGAAAATAATCCTGTAGCTAATCAAAACTCCTTTCTCAATGGCTGGTTTAGAAGCGGTGACCAAGGCTATCTTGATGATGAAGGTTACCTGTTTTTAACAGGTAGACTGAAGGAACAAATTAATCGCGGTGGCGAAAAAATCGCGCCTCGGGAAATTGATGACATTCTCTTAGAGCATCCAGCAGTCGCTCAAGCTGTAGCTTTTGCTGTTCCTCATCCCACTCTCGGAGAGGATTTAGCAGCCGCTATTGTCGTACATGAGAATGCTACTGTGACCGACAAAGAACTGCGTGAATTTGTCGCTAGCAAGCTGGCTGGGTTTAAGGTGCCCAATCAAATATTATTTGTGGAAGATATTCCCAAGGGTTCCACAGGTAAACTGCAGCGAATTGGTTTAGCCAAAAAGCTGCAAAAAGAATTGAAGACTAATTTCGTTGCACCCAGAACTGAACTAGAAAAAGCATTAGCTCAAATTTGGGCTGAGGTTCTCAATCTGCAACAGGTGGGAATTTACGATAATTTCTTTGCTTTAGGTGGCGACTCTTTGCTGGCGGTTACCCTGTTCAACAAAATTGAGCAGAAATTAGGCTACAGTCTGCCTTTATCTACCCTGGTTCCAGCACCCACTATTGAGCAATTTGCTGCTGTTCTTAGTCAAGCGAAATCTTCAGCATCTAGCTCATCTCTGGTAGCAATTCATCCTCAAGGTTCCAGGCCACCCCTATTTTTGATTCATGCTGTTTGGGGTAATGTCCTGTTGTATCGAGATTTTGCACGTTATTTGCACCCCGAACAACCGATTTATGCTTTGCAAGCCAAGGGACTTGATGGTCAACAAGCACCCATCACTGATTTGAGGCAAATGGCTGCTAACTACATCCAAGAAATACGCCAGATGCAACCGCATGGCCCCTATTATCTTGGTGGTTATTCCTTTGGTGGGATTATCGGCTTTGAAATCGCCCAACAACTGAAAGCGCAAGGTGAAGAAATTGCCCTCGTTGCTATATTTGATGTTTCATCGCCTGGTTATGCGAAACCAATTCCCAATTCCCATGAGGCAAACTTTTTCCATCTCCGCAAACTGTTGAATTTGAAGATTCAAGACCAGCTAACTTATGTGTGGGAAAGATTAGCTTGGCATTTTCAGATTGGGAAGATGAGTATGTTTTATAAATTTTACCTGCGTTATCTCAAGCGATCGCTCCCAGACCTGCGGTTGTTGGAAGTAGCGTTAGCCAATAATCAAGCTGGTAAGAGTTATATTCCCTCAATCTACTCGGGTCAAGTAACTCTCTTCCGCGCCAGTCAGCAAAATGTTGGCTTAGATGTTGACCGAGAATTAGGCTGGGGTCGGTTAGCGGCTGGTGGTGTGGAACTTTATGATGTCCCCGGCTCCCACGCTTCCCTGATTCTGGAACCTCATGTACAGGTACTCGCGCAAAAATTCCAAGCTTGTTTAGACCGAGCACAATTCAAAATTCGTAATTCGTAA
- a CDS encoding FUSC family protein: MSNQSPVVWLLQQFQLQPGKPAITNGLRSLLILGVPIGVGIFTGHGAESAIATMAAWFVGMVNVDGVYRQKLIALIAATISVTLVFAIANLVSSTLWLAIPMTFLVIFIVGLAGIFGSVPASVSLITGIMFVVSLARFSAPGNLSTLLLHSLLCLAGGTWTTLLSLGLLVVRPEKPVTASVAKCYNSLSKFIEVAGKRVVHPQDIEDWGEQFVQAQDTVTQDLTAARNTWASVWTTQKGASLRGNQLLVLIEDANQIITSVVAQVELLAIASESPLCSRLQREIAEVMTQLAIAMQMLATAIAKGRNSVHLGDLDRSVEALEYEWQILRNQVVSQNSNLPRDEYWDLVNLRKLTTSFSQLVQQIHTDAEIVTDLQQGKQRNPINQDITLPKPPTTAEMMETLRCNLTFDSVMFRHALRLAVVVALAELISSLLQIPRGYWITLTALVALKPNFGGTTQTTVQRALSTIFGSIIGITAILLIHNQWAIAFFLLLLVFTAMSVRSLSYTLFITLLTPAIILLLNMINAGGWEVGLLRIVDSCVGGGLALIGGYLLFPSWERQKLPAQLAKTIRANLAYFQQVIANYLNSQNTSVAALNSLRHQAALENANANAAAQRLFSEPRHVQGEIEPVMTLMIYIRNFYNSITTLAEHQREFSGQYQFAAIPEFTDSIIQILENLADALQYRQTPQPLPILNNHLETIHEQTEQLYMARISEITIDPHIVTPTLQAVREQTPVFAELERIVNQIKIIHCAIALLATSSR; encoded by the coding sequence ATGTCCAATCAAAGTCCTGTGGTTTGGCTGTTACAGCAGTTTCAACTCCAGCCGGGTAAGCCTGCTATTACCAATGGATTGCGTAGTTTGTTGATTCTTGGTGTGCCGATTGGCGTTGGCATATTTACAGGACATGGGGCGGAAAGTGCGATCGCGACTATGGCAGCTTGGTTTGTGGGGATGGTAAATGTTGATGGGGTATATCGTCAAAAGCTAATTGCACTGATTGCTGCTACTATCAGCGTGACTTTGGTGTTTGCGATCGCCAATTTAGTTAGCAGCACTCTGTGGTTAGCAATTCCTATGACGTTTTTGGTGATTTTTATTGTTGGGTTGGCGGGTATTTTTGGTAGTGTACCAGCTTCTGTCAGCTTAATCACTGGGATTATGTTTGTTGTTTCCTTGGCGCGATTCTCTGCACCGGGAAATTTGTCTACGCTACTGCTGCATTCTCTACTTTGTCTCGCTGGGGGAACATGGACAACGCTGCTATCTCTAGGGTTATTGGTAGTCCGCCCCGAGAAGCCTGTCACGGCATCTGTAGCTAAATGTTACAACTCACTCAGTAAATTTATTGAAGTAGCTGGCAAGAGAGTTGTCCATCCCCAGGATATTGAGGATTGGGGGGAGCAATTTGTCCAAGCACAGGATACCGTCACACAGGACTTAACAGCAGCTCGCAATACTTGGGCTAGTGTCTGGACAACTCAAAAAGGCGCTAGTCTGCGGGGAAATCAGTTACTTGTGTTAATTGAGGATGCTAATCAAATTATTACTTCGGTGGTGGCGCAGGTGGAACTGTTGGCGATCGCATCTGAGAGTCCGTTATGTTCCCGTTTGCAGAGAGAAATTGCTGAGGTGATGACACAGTTGGCAATTGCTATGCAGATGTTAGCAACTGCGATCGCTAAAGGCAGAAATTCTGTGCATTTGGGAGATTTAGATCGCTCTGTGGAAGCACTAGAATATGAGTGGCAAATTTTACGCAATCAAGTTGTCAGTCAAAACAGTAATTTACCCAGAGATGAGTATTGGGATTTAGTTAATTTGCGGAAGTTAACCACCAGTTTCAGTCAGTTGGTACAACAAATTCATACTGATGCTGAGATAGTTACAGATTTACAACAAGGAAAACAGCGTAACCCCATCAACCAAGATATTACCCTACCCAAACCGCCGACAACTGCTGAGATGATGGAGACGCTGCGGTGTAACTTAACTTTTGATTCGGTGATGTTCCGCCATGCGTTGCGTTTAGCAGTGGTTGTTGCTTTGGCGGAATTAATTTCCTCATTATTGCAAATCCCGAGAGGTTACTGGATTACTTTAACAGCACTTGTGGCGCTCAAGCCTAACTTTGGCGGTACAACGCAGACAACAGTGCAACGTGCACTCAGTACAATTTTTGGTAGTATCATCGGCATTACTGCAATTTTGTTGATTCACAATCAATGGGCGATCGCATTTTTTCTATTGTTGCTGGTGTTTACGGCCATGTCAGTGCGATCGCTTAGTTATACCCTGTTTATCACGCTGTTGACTCCCGCCATTATCTTACTCCTAAATATGATTAATGCCGGTGGCTGGGAGGTAGGATTATTGCGGATTGTTGATAGTTGCGTTGGTGGTGGGTTAGCGCTGATTGGTGGCTATTTACTGTTTCCCAGTTGGGAAAGACAAAAACTTCCCGCCCAACTCGCAAAAACAATTCGCGCTAATCTTGCATACTTTCAACAGGTAATTGCGAACTATCTCAATTCCCAAAATACTTCTGTGGCTGCTCTCAACAGCCTACGTCATCAAGCTGCACTAGAGAACGCCAACGCCAACGCCGCCGCTCAAAGATTGTTTAGCGAACCCCGTCATGTTCAGGGAGAAATCGAACCTGTGATGACATTAATGATATATATTCGCAATTTTTATAACTCAATAACAACTTTAGCGGAACATCAGCGAGAATTTAGCGGTCAGTATCAATTTGCAGCAATCCCAGAATTTACTGATAGTATCATCCAAATTTTGGAGAATTTAGCCGATGCTCTGCAATACAGACAAACGCCCCAACCCTTACCAATACTTAATAATCATCTGGAAACTATTCACGAGCAAACCGAGCAGTTGTATATGGCGCGAATCTCAGAAATTACCATCGATCCCCACATTGTGACACCAACATTACAAGCTGTCCGCGAACAAACTCCGGTTTTTGCAGAACTAGAACGTATAGTTAATCAAATTAAAATTATCCATTGTGCGATCGCTCTGTTAGCAACATCATCAAGGTGA
- a CDS encoding alpha/beta fold hydrolase — protein sequence MLQFQPPGFGHKVIHTSLGAMVYYTQTTAPWSIADAENLPPLLFLHNFGGGASAYEWSKVYPAFADRYHILAPDLIGWGESAHPIWDYQIRDYLNAIAQFINQTCRQPVTVVASSLTAALAIRLAITQPELFQDLYLVCPAGFDDFGQGVARRLPLPLINTPLIDNLIYAVGAENEFAVRNFLQSFLFAKPERVSSEMVQAYLTSAQQPNAKFAGLAFLRGDLYFDLSLYIQQLKIPTVFFWGEKAQFTNIKLGRRLANLNPDFIRAFVAIANTGILPHLEMPEVFIGLLQKYLK from the coding sequence ATGCTTCAATTCCAACCTCCTGGCTTTGGGCACAAAGTAATTCATACCTCATTGGGGGCGATGGTTTACTATACCCAAACAACTGCACCTTGGTCGATTGCTGATGCTGAAAATTTGCCACCGCTATTATTTTTACATAACTTTGGTGGCGGTGCTTCTGCTTATGAGTGGTCAAAAGTTTATCCAGCTTTTGCTGATAGGTACCATATATTAGCCCCAGATTTAATTGGTTGGGGAGAGTCGGCGCATCCAATATGGGATTATCAAATTCGAGATTATTTAAATGCGATCGCCCAATTTATTAACCAAACTTGTCGTCAGCCTGTAACAGTTGTGGCTTCGTCTTTAACTGCGGCTTTGGCTATTCGTTTGGCAATTACCCAGCCTGAGTTATTCCAAGATTTATATTTAGTTTGTCCGGCTGGGTTTGATGATTTTGGTCAAGGTGTGGCACGCAGACTACCGCTACCACTGATTAATACGCCGTTGATTGATAATTTAATTTATGCTGTGGGTGCGGAAAATGAATTTGCAGTTCGCAACTTTCTGCAAAGTTTTTTGTTTGCCAAACCCGAACGTGTCTCCTCGGAGATGGTGCAAGCTTATTTAACTTCTGCACAACAGCCAAATGCTAAGTTTGCAGGCTTGGCATTTCTGCGAGGCGACCTTTATTTTGATTTGAGTTTATATATTCAGCAACTCAAAATTCCCACGGTGTTTTTCTGGGGCGAAAAGGCACAATTTACCAATATTAAACTCGGTAGAAGATTAGCAAATTTAAATCCCGATTTCATTCGTGCATTTGTGGCGATCGCCAACACTGGCATTTTACCCCATTTGGAAATGCCAGAGGTGTTTATTGGTTTGTTGCAGAAGTATTTAAAGTGA
- a CDS encoding HugZ family protein encodes MSQLEQVQAEYEKFTEQFQSLIISTVNAEGMPNASYAPFVMDDSYNIYIYVSGLVAHTKNILVNPHVSVLFIEDENQANQIFARRRLTFDCTATLIERDTEQWQKIVERFQNRFGEIIEVFLGLADFRIFQLTPNQGRFVVGFGSAYNISGDNLRQLIQVTPKDVR; translated from the coding sequence ATGAGCCAACTAGAACAAGTTCAAGCTGAGTACGAAAAATTCACTGAGCAATTTCAAAGTCTCATTATTAGCACTGTTAATGCTGAGGGAATGCCTAATGCGAGTTATGCTCCTTTTGTAATGGATGATTCTTATAATATTTATATTTATGTTAGTGGATTAGTTGCCCATACTAAAAATATTCTTGTCAATCCTCATGTGAGTGTTTTATTTATTGAGGATGAAAATCAGGCAAATCAAATTTTTGCTCGTCGTCGTTTAACTTTTGATTGTACGGCAACTTTAATAGAAAGAGATACTGAGCAGTGGCAGAAAATTGTTGAGCGCTTTCAAAATCGATTTGGTGAAATTATCGAAGTTTTTCTCGGTTTGGCTGACTTTCGCATTTTTCAGTTAACTCCTAACCAAGGTCGTTTTGTAGTAGGCTTTGGGTCAGCTTATAACATTAGTGGTGATAATCTGCGTCAACTTATTCAAGTGACTCCCAAGGATGTGAGATAG
- a CDS encoding CIA30 family protein: MTDKNRSQWDLCRFIKTLTYFEVIPLLNWVQKLIPGNSQENEDRPNGGRNLGVILVAGATGGVGKLVVKQLLERGERVRCLVRDLEKARTILGNDVDLVVADITKPETLTPIVMANLQAVVCCTAVRVQPVEGDTADRAKYYQGIKFYQPEIVGDTPENVEYQGVKNLVAAAKKYLPTPNTKLIFDFTKPSAELKDIWGALDDVVMGGVSASNMQFVDDTALFAGYVSTANSGGFASVRTKNFEPPFNLSGYEGVELRIRGDGQRYKFFLRPDTKWDGLGYSYSFDTVANTWIDIRIPFADLTPVFRAKTVKDAPPIDASTISSLQLMLSKFEYDGALNPKFTPGGFSLQVESIKAYGGTNLPQFVLVSSAGVTRPGRPGINLEEEPPAVRLNDQLGGILTWKLKGEDSLRTSGISYTIIRPCALTQEAGGKELILEQGDNIRGKISREDVAELCIQALKQQNACNRTFEVKAGENSNNSINWQSLFSNLQPDQ; this comes from the coding sequence ATGACCGACAAAAATCGTTCTCAATGGGATTTATGCAGGTTTATCAAAACCTTAACCTACTTTGAGGTTATTCCTTTGCTGAACTGGGTACAAAAATTGATTCCCGGTAATTCTCAAGAGAATGAAGATAGACCTAATGGAGGAAGAAATTTGGGTGTAATACTAGTAGCAGGTGCAACAGGTGGTGTTGGTAAACTTGTGGTTAAGCAATTACTAGAACGTGGCGAGCGGGTGCGCTGTCTTGTCCGTGATCTTGAAAAAGCCAGGACAATTCTGGGTAATGATGTTGACTTAGTAGTTGCGGATATTACCAAACCAGAAACCTTAACTCCTATAGTCATGGCGAATCTGCAAGCTGTGGTATGTTGTACCGCCGTGCGCGTCCAACCAGTAGAAGGAGATACAGCAGATAGAGCCAAATATTATCAAGGCATCAAATTTTACCAACCAGAAATCGTTGGCGATACACCCGAAAATGTCGAATATCAAGGTGTCAAAAACTTAGTAGCAGCAGCGAAAAAATATTTGCCAACACCCAATACCAAGCTGATATTTGATTTCACCAAACCATCAGCAGAATTAAAAGATATCTGGGGTGCTTTAGATGATGTAGTCATGGGTGGTGTGAGTGCCAGTAATATGCAATTTGTCGATGATACAGCATTATTTGCTGGCTATGTCTCCACCGCCAACTCCGGGGGCTTTGCTTCTGTAAGAACCAAAAATTTTGAACCACCATTTAATTTATCTGGTTATGAAGGTGTAGAATTACGCATCAGAGGCGACGGTCAACGCTATAAATTCTTTCTCCGGCCAGACACAAAATGGGATGGATTAGGATACAGTTATTCCTTCGATACTGTAGCTAATACCTGGATAGATATTCGCATTCCATTTGCCGATTTAACACCTGTATTTCGTGCCAAAACTGTTAAAGATGCACCACCAATTGACGCGAGTACCATTAGCTCATTGCAATTAATGTTAAGTAAATTTGAATATGATGGCGCATTAAATCCCAAATTTACCCCTGGTGGCTTTAGTTTGCAAGTAGAATCAATCAAAGCTTATGGTGGAACAAATTTACCGCAGTTTGTCTTAGTTAGTTCCGCAGGTGTCACCCGTCCCGGAAGACCAGGAATTAATTTAGAAGAAGAACCCCCAGCCGTGAGATTAAATGACCAATTGGGCGGAATTTTAACTTGGAAATTAAAAGGAGAAGATAGTTTAAGAACAAGCGGTATTTCTTACACAATTATTAGGCCATGTGCTTTAACACAAGAAGCAGGAGGTAAGGAATTAATCTTGGAGCAAGGTGATAATATTCGGGGAAAAATCAGCCGTGAGGATGTTGCTGAACTTTGCATCCAAGCGCTGAAACAACAAAACGCTTGTAACCGCACCTTTGAGGTCAAAGCAGGAGAAAACAGCAATAATTCTATCAATTGGCAGAGTCTATTTTCTAACTTACAGCCTGATCAATAA
- a CDS encoding mechanosensitive ion channel family protein: MNAEISAVWQQIQGMIDGFIVLLPNLVLALIVFVIFFLIARAIKRMVKRVTRNRRQARNLGLVLGRLAQGTTILVGLFIALSIVIPTFRAGDLVQLLGISGVAIGFAFRDILQNFLAGILILLTEPFQINDQIVFKNFEGTVESIETRATTIRTYDGRRIVIPNSELFTNSVTVNTAFESRRLQYDVGIGYGDDIDQAKQLILEAMHSLDEVLSDPAPDVLVMELAESTVNIRARWWIKPPRRADDLASRDRVLTAIKKTLTANGIDLPFPTQQILFHDQTEETDGDRSRQREGWPAGNREVPKPRRISNSLRLLAQKHSSHDGNGKIDSQFNEQ; encoded by the coding sequence ATGAATGCAGAGATATCCGCAGTTTGGCAGCAAATTCAAGGCATGATTGATGGATTTATTGTGCTGCTTCCTAACCTAGTTTTGGCATTAATTGTCTTTGTCATTTTCTTTCTAATTGCTAGAGCAATTAAGAGAATGGTCAAACGAGTAACACGAAACCGTCGTCAAGCTCGTAATTTAGGATTAGTACTTGGGCGTTTAGCACAGGGGACAACAATTCTAGTAGGACTATTCATCGCTTTATCAATTGTCATCCCCACATTTAGAGCAGGCGATTTAGTACAACTTTTAGGAATCAGTGGGGTAGCAATTGGTTTTGCATTCCGTGATATTTTGCAGAACTTTTTAGCAGGAATTTTAATTTTACTCACTGAACCTTTTCAAATTAATGACCAAATAGTCTTTAAAAATTTTGAAGGAACTGTAGAAAGTATTGAGACACGCGCCACCACAATTAGAACCTATGATGGTCGGCGAATTGTGATTCCTAACTCTGAATTGTTCACCAATTCTGTGACTGTAAATACTGCCTTTGAAAGTCGCCGCTTACAGTATGATGTCGGCATTGGTTATGGTGATGATATCGACCAAGCCAAGCAATTAATTCTCGAAGCAATGCATAGCTTAGATGAAGTGCTGTCAGATCCGGCTCCTGATGTATTGGTGATGGAATTAGCTGAAAGTACCGTAAATATCCGCGCCCGTTGGTGGATCAAACCACCCAGGAGAGCCGACGATCTCGCTTCACGCGATCGCGTCCTGACTGCAATCAAGAAAACCCTCACCGCTAATGGTATAGATCTACCTTTCCCCACCCAACAAATTTTATTCCACGACCAAACCGAAGAAACAGATGGCGATCGCTCCCGTCAGCGTGAAGGTTGGCCTGCTGGTAATCGGGAAGTACCAAAGCCTCGCCGCATCAGCAATTCTCTAAGGTTACTGGCGCAAAAACATTCCTCCCATGACGGGAATGGTAAGATAGATTCTCAATTCAATGAACAATAA
- a CDS encoding DUF1634 domain-containing protein: MVYFDLFRRSFAFIPKNEVVVEPLEPEEIDSDIAALKQLTKNTDITLNSAKNIIKSEDEQKFEKLLSNLLKFGVLIASAVVLFGGIIYLVHHGTEPARYQLFRGEPSNFCSPLGVIKALLAGSDRAIIQLGILLMIATPIIRVIISLFAFLSRRIWSFVIITLLVLTSLIYSLVGGYY; the protein is encoded by the coding sequence ATGGTCTATTTTGATTTATTTCGGCGTTCGTTTGCTTTCATACCTAAAAACGAAGTTGTTGTAGAACCTTTAGAGCCAGAAGAAATAGATAGCGATATTGCTGCTTTAAAACAGCTAACTAAAAATACTGATATTACGCTGAATTCTGCTAAAAATATTATTAAAAGTGAAGATGAACAGAAATTTGAGAAGTTACTGAGTAACTTACTCAAATTTGGCGTTTTAATTGCTAGTGCTGTAGTGTTATTTGGGGGAATAATTTACTTAGTTCATCATGGAACTGAACCAGCTAGATATCAATTGTTTCGAGGTGAACCATCTAATTTTTGCTCGCCATTAGGTGTAATCAAAGCGCTGTTGGCTGGTAGTGATAGAGCCATTATTCAACTAGGAATATTACTCATGATTGCTACTCCTATCATCCGCGTGATAATTTCCCTTTTTGCTTTCCTCTCACGGCGGATATGGAGCTTTGTCATCATTACATTGTTAGTTCTTACTAGTTTGATTTATAGCTTGGTAGGTGGTTATTACTAA
- a CDS encoding sulfite exporter TauE/SafE family protein, with protein sequence MNILEFSLLVWVGSFTAGLIGALTGLGGGVVIVPLLTSVFGVDIRYAVGASLVSVIATSLGAASTYIKQGYTNLRLGMFLEVATTFGAIIGAIIATKVSVKALTIFLAIILLYSAYLSQQPKRQEPENETEDGFANYLELNGAYPTPDGFIPYQVHAVPGGFAVMFVSGIISGLLGIGSGAFKVLAMDNVMRIPFKVSTTTSNFMIGVTAAASAGVYLARGYIDPGLSMPVMLGVLPGAFLGARILIGAKTQVLRIIFSFVLIAMALKMVYNSLIGV encoded by the coding sequence GTGAATATTCTGGAATTTTCTTTATTAGTTTGGGTAGGTTCCTTTACTGCTGGGTTGATAGGTGCATTAACCGGTTTAGGAGGCGGAGTAGTGATTGTACCCTTATTAACTTCAGTATTTGGTGTTGATATTCGCTATGCTGTTGGCGCTTCTTTAGTATCTGTAATTGCTACTTCTTTAGGTGCAGCATCTACATACATTAAGCAAGGTTACACTAATTTAAGATTAGGAATGTTTTTAGAAGTAGCAACAACCTTTGGAGCTATTATAGGCGCTATAATTGCCACTAAAGTTTCTGTGAAAGCTTTAACAATTTTCCTAGCAATTATCTTACTTTATTCAGCATATCTCTCACAACAACCCAAACGCCAAGAACCAGAAAATGAAACAGAAGATGGCTTTGCAAATTATTTAGAACTGAATGGTGCTTACCCAACACCCGATGGCTTTATTCCTTATCAAGTTCATGCGGTTCCAGGTGGGTTTGCTGTGATGTTTGTATCTGGAATTATTTCTGGATTACTTGGTATTGGTTCGGGTGCATTTAAGGTTTTGGCAATGGATAACGTGATGCGTATTCCATTTAAAGTATCTACAACCACCAGTAATTTTATGATTGGTGTGACAGCCGCAGCTTCAGCAGGAGTTTATTTAGCCCGTGGTTATATTGACCCTGGATTATCAATGCCTGTGATGTTGGGTGTGTTACCTGGTGCTTTTTTGGGTGCCAGAATTCTCATAGGTGCTAAAACCCAAGTTTTAAGAATTATCTTCAGTTTTGTATTAATAGCAATGGCGCTGAAGATGGTCTACAACAGTCTGATTGGAGTATAA
- a CDS encoding cadmium resistance transporter — MEELITAIPTGITAFTATNLDDLVILSLWFSQINNNFRSRHIVIGQFLGFSILVIASLTGFLGGMILPKHWIGLLGLAPIAIGMSSWLNQESDDDDAEDEELKQSQTSPFASFLSPQTYSVAAITIANGSDNISIYMPLFANSNLIRLSIILIIFFLLVGVWCYGSYKLINQNNIATILNRYGSNLVPFVLVGLGVYIILESGALSPLALVASCICLMVIVKKYKPRAEVEEN; from the coding sequence ATGGAAGAATTAATTACCGCTATCCCTACAGGCATAACAGCTTTTACCGCAACTAATCTTGACGATTTAGTTATTTTGTCGCTCTGGTTTTCACAAATCAATAATAATTTCCGTTCGCGGCATATTGTTATCGGTCAGTTCCTCGGATTTAGTATTTTAGTAATTGCTAGTCTGACGGGCTTTTTGGGCGGTATGATATTACCAAAACACTGGATTGGTCTACTGGGACTAGCTCCTATCGCAATTGGTATGAGTAGTTGGCTCAATCAAGAAAGTGATGATGATGATGCAGAAGATGAGGAATTGAAACAATCACAAACTTCTCCATTTGCTAGCTTTCTTTCTCCACAAACTTATAGTGTTGCAGCAATTACCATTGCCAATGGTAGTGATAATATCAGTATTTATATGCCATTGTTTGCTAACAGCAATCTCATCAGACTGAGCATAATTCTCATCATCTTCTTTTTGCTTGTAGGAGTTTGGTGCTATGGCAGCTACAAACTAATTAACCAAAACAATATTGCAACTATTCTCAATCGTTATGGTAGTAATTTGGTTCCCTTTGTCTTGGTGGGATTAGGAGTATATATCATTTTAGAAAGTGGCGCATTGAGTCCACTGGCTTTAGTAGCTAGTTGTATCTGTCTCATGGTGATAGTCAAAAAATATAAACCTAGGGCAGAAGTCGAAGAGAACTAA